Within Acidaminococcus timonensis, the genomic segment CGATGACCCCATTTTCCAGGGGCCAGACCACTTCCCACTGGCCCTTTCCGGTCATTTCCCGGGCCTTGGAACCGATGGCTCCCACCTTGCCGATACTGGGTTCCACAGCCACCACTGAAGGCTCCTGGAGCACGATGCCCCGGTTCTTCATGAAAACCCGGGTGGTGGTGGTCCCCATATCGATGCCCACATCCACCGGATTGAACAGCCGGGAAAACAGGCTCCTCTTTTCCGTCCGTTTCATGGGCTCAGCCGATCCGCTGGATGTCGGCTCCCAGGCCGGTCAGTTTGGCCACCAGGTTCTCATAGCCCCGATCGATATGGTAGATGTCAGTGATTTCCGTGGTCCCGTCCGCCACCAGGCCTGCCAGTACCATAGCTGCTCCGGCCCGCAGGTCCGTAGCCCGTACCTGGCAGCCATACAGCTTGGGGACTCCTTCCACGATGGCCGCCCGGCCGCCGTTGGTATGGATATTGGCTCCCATGCGCAGCAGTTCATCCACATGCATGAACCGGTTCTCGAACACCGTTTCCAGAACGGAACTCTGGCCCTTGGAAATGCACATCATCGCCATGACCTGGGCCTGCATATCCGTGGGAAAACCGGGATAGGGCAACGTCTTGATGGTAATGGCCTTCAGCTGTTCCGGCCCCACCACATGGACGGAATTGATGGCTTCCTCCACAATGGCACCAGCTTCCCGCAGTTTGGCGATCAGCGGCTTCATGTGTTCGCACAGCACGTTTTCCACCACGATATCCCCATGGGTCATGGCACCGGCCACCATAAAGGTTCCGGCTTCGATCCGGTCGGGGATCACCGTATGTTCTCCGCCCTTCATGCTTTCCACCCCATCGATGCGGATGGTGGTGGTGCCGGCACCCCGGACCTTGCCGCCCATGACGTTGATGTAGTTGGCCAGATCCACGATTTCCGGTTCCTCGGCCGCATTTTCAATGATGGTGGTCCCTTTGGCCATGGAGGCAGCCATCATCAGGTTTTCCGTGGCACCCACGCTGGGGAAATCCAGATAGATGGTGGTCCCGGTCAGACCGTGAGGGGCAAAGGCTTCGATATATCCGTGTCCCTGTTCGATGGTGGCACCCAGGGCCTCGAAGCCCTTCAAGTGGATATCGATGGGACGGGTGCCAATGGCACAGCCCCCGGGCAGGGAAATCTTGGCCCGGCCGATCCGCGCCAGCAGGGACCCCATGACCAGGAACGAAGCCCGCATGGTACTCACCAGATCATAGGGGGCTTCCCAGCCGGTCACTTCCCGACTGTCGATTTTCAACGCATGGGGCTGGGAATGATCCACTTTCAGCCCCAGACATTCCAGCACCTTGCAGATGGTGCTCACATCCTCCAATTCCGGCACTTCCAGAATGGTACTTCCTTCCGTTCCCAATACAGAAGCTGCAATAATGGGCAATACTGCATTCTTGGCCCCGCTGACCCGAACAGTCCCCTGCAGCCGGTGACCACCCTTTACTACCAGTTTCTCCACGCCTGATTCCACACCTTTCTTTTCCAGAAGAGAAGCGATGCTTCCCCCTCGCTCATTACGATTTCGAATGAATACCCCACCGTTGTTTGTGTCGTTTTTGCTGTTCACTGAGTTCCTGATCCAGGGCCTGCCGCATTTCGTGCTGTTCCCGGTACTTTTC encodes:
- the murA gene encoding UDP-N-acetylglucosamine 1-carboxyvinyltransferase, producing the protein MEKLVVKGGHRLQGTVRVSGAKNAVLPIIAASVLGTEGSTILEVPELEDVSTICKVLECLGLKVDHSQPHALKIDSREVTGWEAPYDLVSTMRASFLVMGSLLARIGRAKISLPGGCAIGTRPIDIHLKGFEALGATIEQGHGYIEAFAPHGLTGTTIYLDFPSVGATENLMMAASMAKGTTIIENAAEEPEIVDLANYINVMGGKVRGAGTTTIRIDGVESMKGGEHTVIPDRIEAGTFMVAGAMTHGDIVVENVLCEHMKPLIAKLREAGAIVEEAINSVHVVGPEQLKAITIKTLPYPGFPTDMQAQVMAMMCISKGQSSVLETVFENRFMHVDELLRMGANIHTNGGRAAIVEGVPKLYGCQVRATDLRAGAAMVLAGLVADGTTEITDIYHIDRGYENLVAKLTGLGADIQRIG